One region of Phoenix dactylifera cultivar Barhee BC4 unplaced genomic scaffold, palm_55x_up_171113_PBpolish2nd_filt_p 000143F, whole genome shotgun sequence genomic DNA includes:
- the LOC120104918 gene encoding uncharacterized protein LOC120104918: protein MENLFTCINLVFQMMLTVTMVEVLRIEWLGMAPMIGTNCLICWKLFTWARRMCPIKGIPTWRHVDEATQSAIIQSVLDKFKISDDYYGNLVAQQAVHRKCYNIHRNWRHNMKLHYKHVKNVLHVDPYSHPYEHVTQEDWRHLIDDVWKIYK from the exons ATGGAGAATCTGTTCACGTGCATCAATCTTGTGTTTCAAATGATGCTAACTGTGACAATGGTGGAGGTGTTGAGGATAGAATGGCTGGGGATGGCACCGATGATAGGGACGAATTGTCTAATATGCTGGAAGCTGTTTACATGGGCGAGGAGAATGTGTCCAATTAAGGGCATACCGACGTGGCGGCATGTAGACGAGGCTACTCAATCTGCTATCATACAATCTGTCCTT GACAAGTTCAAAATCTCGGATGATTATTATGGCAATCTAGTAGCTCAGCAAGCTGTCCATAGAAAATGCTACAATATTCACAGAAATTGGAGGCACAATATGAAATTGCATTACAAGCATGTTAAGAACGTCTTACATGTGGATCCTTATAGTCATCCATACGAACATGTGACTCAAGAGGATTGGCGCCACTTAATTGACGATGTGTGGAAAA tttataagtaa